A section of the Callospermophilus lateralis isolate mCalLat2 chromosome 14, mCalLat2.hap1, whole genome shotgun sequence genome encodes:
- the LOC143380005 gene encoding uncharacterized protein C2orf78-like: MYSLPSATHTSSGVVSSSFVSAIDVTSSLTMSENFQNSSLHGNADSLQLSLPVVTNAASVTRGVCNFSRASAPAETSAWLLPSTCGTSFQPLMGSAYLYQHASTATVSKVTGQNLIPMAPAPYPSISECYIPGSAEKSSSSLGDYNLTVTDQNTADSSLSMTSQYDKTSEANVVIPGYPLLSGRLVQVTLSQIPNQGHCLSLPHQEGSQVYYYDQSSLGTLLSGEHWPCLQSYGSVPYAGSSATAPQPEMVTVLKEVQPTNVLPSIPTPVTYYSVSTQSIEGTNFQEEKSALPETHAAMVMNQPKRMETSLGMEASLGVQPPSQTFCLPQPPEFPHICNKRKSQIIEKNSQTELGDITTITPVQSSTDLLALPPNQSQEQTEIKNLCEINTMLSEPLDAYQIAMESQDPPLLPLDIPEIHQLLASIGPLDQEEKPHSENTHLERSSLSLEDQGTLGNGTEFSSGFADLTALVGDIHLPELFSSLKDFEQPESPTITKSNDTRTIMEKQGQEITSALKGPSEPMRKNKHKESECPDGTPQAKMQPRDLECTLRGEISHRDADSSRAPMHTAEHSISKAQKAASSRNSKAKGHGQEKTKRTRENNSRKAQERKQPGNKVKAEEKPTLPKPKGKRNQPDLCQEAFKKPRSCLGMHMLESVQVFHALGKKNDKKTGLSSSRAPGNSGHNQDPRPCSARKPWLAVKGPEKSQVKAQNPDISAEGKGPSPSIYEPPPPGKVKLVPLPFLTLEKPPPRPVINRRPQSLASRRPTGAYPAQPGPASSAQPMAVNQSQPPTANPSWMRPAKPAHPVLTHAIQSGVSASTQPSVPRSAASGPAPYKTSSCTSLHWQPVPNVGTKPQSQPPKPQNQYLLQDFALQPIPWRKPNVSGQVVSTPITKQQRPEREAMKKKAQQERENAAKYTALGRVQCFIEREREMEISRYYGYIM; encoded by the exons aaaatttccaaaattcTTCTTTACATGGAAATGCTGATTCTCTGCAGCTCTCTCTTCCTGTGGTGACCAATGCAGCGTCCGTGACACGAGGGGTCTGCAACTTCTCCAGAGCCTCTGCTCCAGCTGAAACTTCAGCATGGTTACTGCCCTCAACCTGTGGCACCTCCTTTCAGCCACTCATGGGCAGTGCCTACCTTTATCAACATGCTAGCACAGCTACGGTGTCTAAGGTTACTGGCCAGAACCTGATTCCCATGGCACCTGCCCCCTATCCAAGTATTTCTGAGTGCTATATCCCAGGAAGTGCTGAAAAGAGCTCATCTTCACTTGGGGACTATAATCTGACTGTCACTGACCAGAACACAGCAGATTCTTCCCTATCAATGACATCCCAGTATGACAAAACTTCCGAAGCCAATGTCGTGATCCCTGGATATCCACTACTATCTGGTAGACTCGTCCAGGTGACACTATCTCAGATTCCAAATCAAGGACATTGCCTCTCACTACCCCACCAAGAAGGAAGCCAGGTCTACTACTATGATCAAAGCTCCCTGGGGACTCTGCTCTCTGGAGAACATTGGCCCTGCCTGCAATCCTATGGCTCTGTGCCATATGCAGGAAGTAGTGCCACTGCCCCTCAACCAGAAATGGTGACAGTGCTGAAAGAAGTTCAGCCCACAAATGTCCTACCCTCAATCCCTACACCTGTGACCTACTACTCTGTGTCCACTCAAAGTATAGAAGGAACAAATTTTCAAG AGGAGAAAAGTGCTCTACCAGAAACCCATGCTGCCATGGTGATGAACCAGCCCAAAA GGATGGAAACTTCCCTAGGGATGGAGGCTTCCTTGGGAGTGCAACCTCCAAGTCAGACATTTTGTCTGCCACAGCCTCCAGAATTCCCACACATCTGCAATAAGAGAAAAAGCCAAATAATTGAGAAAAACTCACAAACTGAACTTGGGGACATTACCACAATAACTCCAGTCCAGAGTTCTACAGATTTATTGGCATTGCCTCCAAATCAAAGCCAGGAACAGACAGAGATTAAGAATTTGTGTGAGATTAACACCATGCTCTCAGAGCCACTGGATGCCTACCAGATTGCCATGGAGAGCCAGGATCCTCCACTACTCCCTTTAGACATCCCTGAAATCCACCAGCTTCTGGCCTCCATTGGTCCTCTGGACCAAGAGGAGAAGCCACATTCTGAAAATACCCATCTAGAAAGGAGTAGCCTGAGTCTTGAGGACCAAGGCACACTTGGAAATGGGACTGAATTTAGCAGTGGTTTTGCAGACCTCACTGCACTGGTGGGGGATATTCACCTTCCTGAGCTTTTCAGTTCCTTAAAAGACTTTGAACAACCAGAAAGTCCCACAATAACAAAATCCAATGATACCAGAACCATCATGGAAAAGCAGGGGCAGGAAATCACAAGTGCCTTAAAGGGTCCTAGTGAGCCAATGAGGAAGAACAAACATAAAGAATCGGAGTGTCCTGATGGAACTCCTCAGGCCAAAATGCAGCCAAGGGATCTGGAATGCACATTAAGAGGAGAAATTTCTCACAGGGATGCAGACAGTAGCAGGGCTCCTATGCACACTGCCGAGCACTCTATCAGCAAAGCTCAGAAAGCTGCATCCAGCAGGAACAGCAAGGCTAAGGGCCATGGGCAGGAAAAGACCAAGAGGACCAGAGAAAACAACTCCAGGAAAGCCCAGGAGAGGAAGCAGCCAGGCAATAAAGTCAAGGCCGAAGAGAAGCCAACTCTGCCCAAACCGAAGGGGAAGAGGAACCAACCTGACCTTTGCCAAGAGGCCTTTAAGAAGCCTCGGAGCTGTCTCGGCATGCACATGCTGGAGTCGGTGCAGGTTTTCCATGCATTGGGGAAGAAGAATGATAAGAAAACTGGGCTCTCTTCCTCCCGGGCCCCGGGAAACTCAGGCCATAACCAAGACCCCCGTCCATGCTCAGCTAGGAAACCATGGCTGGCAGTTAAGGGTCCTGAGAAATCACAAGTCAAAGCCCAGAATCCAGATATTAGTGCTGAAGGAAAGGGTCCCTCTCCATCCATTTATGAGCCTCCACCACCTGGGAAGGTTAAATTGGTACCTTTGCCTTTTCTGACCCTGGAGAAACCTCCACCTCGACCAGTAATCAATCGGAGGCCACAATCTCTGGCCTCACGCAGACCCACTGGGGCTTACCCTGCCCAGCCTGGCCCTGCTAGCTCAGCTCAACCCATGGCAGTCAACCAATCCCAACCACCTACTGCCAACCCATCTTGGATGCGTCCTGCCAAGCCAGCTCACCCCGTTTTGACTCATGCCATTCAGTCAGGTGTGAGTGCTTCTACCCAGCCTAGTGTCCCTCGGTCTGCTGCTTCTGGGCCTGCACCCTACAAAACATCATCTTGCACTTCTCTCCATTGGCAACCAGTTCCCAATGTTGGGACCAAGCCCCAGTCACAACCGCCCAAGCCTCAAAACCAATATCTACTCCAAGACTTTGCCTTACAACCAATTCCATGGAGGAAACCCAATGTTTCTGGGCAAGTAGTATCAACTCCCATCACCAAACAGCAGAGGCCAGAGCGGGAAGCCATGAAGAAGAAGGCTCAACAAGAGCGTGAGAATGCTGCCAAGTACACTGCTTTGGGGAGAGTGCagtgtttcattgagagggaaagagagatggAGATTTCTCGCTACTATGGCTACATAATGTAA